CCGTAATCCTTTTTTCTTTATCCTTTTTGTAACACATCATTGACAAACCTACAAACTATTTCCAAAATTCCGCAAAACCGCTATTGCATTTTCAACTTTTCGGTGATATAATATATTATACAGGTATTGACGGAGATGTGACCGTTGTCCGACGAATCAGAGAGAGCCGCATTCGCTGTGAGCGGCTTTTCGCAAGAACGGTACGACCACTCCCGAGCTTCCGCCCGAAAGCGCTTTACGGCGTCAATAGGCGCGGACGTCTCTTCGCGTTAAGAAGCCCCAATAAGGTTAAAGAACTTTTTCGGTTCTTTGATGAACAAGGGTGGAACCGTGAGATTTTTCTCACCCCTTGCAGGTATTTGCCTGCGGGGGTGTTTTTATTTTTGAAGGGAGTCATAACTATGAACATCACGCTGAAAGACGGAAAAGTGCTGCAGTTCGAACAGCCGATCTCCTGCTACGAGGTCGCCAAATCAATCTCCGAGGGACTTGCGCGCAACGCGTTGGCCGCGCTTGTCGACGGCAAACGGGCTGATTTGACCTATATCATCGACCACGACTGCACCCTGCAGATTCTGACCTGGGACGACCCCGATGGCAGATGGACATTCCGCCACACCGCTTCGCATATTCTGGCACAGGCGATCAAACATCTGTATCCGCAGGCCAAACTCGCCATCGGCCCGGCTATCGACGACGGATTTTATTACGACATCGATGTTGATTTCCCGATCACGCCCGAAATCCTCGAAAAAATCGAGGCCGAAATGAAAAAAATCGTGAAAGCAAACTATAAAGTCGAGCGCTTCACCCTGCCGCGCGATAAGGCCATCGCTTATTTTAAGGAGAAAAACGAGCCGTATAAAGTCGAATTGATACAAGATTTGCCCGAGGGTGAAGAAATCAGCTTCTACAAACAGGACGATTTCACCGACCTGTGCGCAGGCAGCCACCTGTTCGCCACGGGCATGGTCAAGGCGTTCAAACTGACCTCGGCGACGGGCGCTTATTGGCGCGGCGATTCCAAAAATAAGATGTTGCAGCGCATTTACGGCACGGCATTTTTAAAAGCCGCAGATCTCGAACAATACCTTGCAATGCTCGAAGAAGCCAAAAAACGCGACCACCGCAGATTGGGCAAAGATCTCGGTCTTTTCCTTCTGATGGACGAAGGCCCCGGCTTCCCGTTCTTTTTGCCCAAAGGTATGGTGTTAAAAAACACGCTGATTGATTATTGGCGCGAAGTGCATAAGCGTTACGGCTATGTGGAAATCAGTACGCCCATTATTTTGAGTCGCCAGCTCTGGGAAACAAGCGGACATTGGTCTCACTATAAAAACAACATGTACACCACGGTGATCGACGAACAGGACTTTGCGATTAAACCGATGAACTGCCCCGGCGGTATGTTGGTCTATAAATCCGAGCCGCACTCCTACCGCGAACTGCCGCTGCGGGTCGGTGAACTCGGTCTTGTCCATCGCCACGAACTCTCGGGTGCACTGCATGGCTTATTCCGCGTTCGTTGCTTCACACAAGATGACGCGCATATCTTTATGACATGGGAACAGATGAAAGATGAGATCAAAGGCGTGGTTTCCCTGTTCGACGAGGTCTATTCCCTGTTCAATTTGAAATACCAAATTGAGCTCTCGACAATGCCTGAAGATCACATGGGCGATGAAAAAACCTGGGATTCCGCACAGGATATCTTGAAAGAAGCCATCACCGAGATGGGAAAAGATTATATCATCAACGAGGGCGACGGCGCATTCTACGGCCCGAAACTCGATTTCCATCTGACCGACTGTCTCGGACGCACATGGCAGTGCGGCACTATTCAGCTGGATATGCAGCTGCCCGAGCGCTTTGAACTCGAATACACCGGTGCTGACGGCGAAAAACACCGTCCGGTCATGATTCACCGTGTGGTTTTCGGCTCGATCGAACGTTTTATCGGCGTCATCACAGAACACTTTGCCGGTGCATTCCCGCTGTGGCTGGCTCCGGTACAGGCCAAGGTGCTGCCGATCTCCGATAAAACCCTTGACGGCGCACAGGCGATCAACGATAAACTCGTCGCCGCCGGACTGCGCTGCGAACTCGATACCCGCAACGAAAAAATCGGCTACAAGATCCGCGAAGCACAACTGCAGAAGATTCCGTATATGCTGGTTGTAGGCGAAAAAGAGCTCGAGGAGGGCACGGTTTCGGTGAGAAAACGCGGCGAAGGCGACATCGGCTCCATGCCTGTCGAAGATTTTATCGCATTGGCTCAAAAGGACATCGCTTCAAAGGTGATTTGGTAAACAAAACGGATTAAAAAGAGGAACGGCACGAAAGGAAGGAACAAAGATGCTGTATAAATTCACAAAAATGCAGGGTACGGGCAACGACTATATCTATATCAACTGCTTTGACCAGAAAGTCGAAAATCCCTCTAAACTTGCGATTGAACTGTCCCCCAGACGCTTTTCGGTCGGTTCCGACGGCGTGATTCTGATCTGCCCGAGCGACGTCGCCGACGCCAAAATGCGCATGTTCAATGCCGACGGCTCCGAGGGCAAAATGTGCGGAAACGGCATCCGCTGCGTGGGTAAATACATCTACGACACCGGCATCGCCAAAAAGCCGGTCGTCAAGATCGAGACCCTTTCCGGCATCAAGACGCTTGAGCTGCAAATCGAAAATGGCGTTTGCGTCGGGGCGACGGTTGATATGGGTAAAGCCATTCTGGAATGCGCCAAAATCCCGGTACGCCTGCCGATGGAAACCGCCATTGCGGTACCGCAGACCTTCCGGGGCATTCAATATCTGATCACCTGCGTCAGCATGGGAAATCCCCACTGTGTGCTGTTCCGCGACGAGATTCACACGATGGATCTGGAACGCACGGGCCGGGTTTTCGAGACCTGCCATCTGTTCCCCGAGAGCGTCAACACCGAATTTGTCAAACCGATCGCCAAAAACGAGATCGCGATGCGGGTTTGGGAACGCGGCAGCGGCGAAACGCTGGCCTGCGGCACCGGTGCGTGCGCGGCGGCGGTTGCGGCGGTGCTGAACGGCATCTGCGAAAAAGGCAAGGACATCACCGTCCATCTGCGCGGCGGCGATCTGACCGTCAACTACACCGACGAACGGGTCCTTCTGACCGGACCCGCAGTCAAGGCCTTCGACGGCACCGTCGAGGTCGAATAAATTCACTATAGGAGATTAAAATGAAGCTCAATAACAACTTCGATAACATCCCCGAGAGTTACTTGTTCGCCAACATCGGCAAAAAGGTGAACGAATATAAAAAAGCCAATCCGAACGCCGACATCATCCGGCTCGGCATCGGCGACGTTACCCTGCCCCTTTGCGAGGCGGTTGTCACCGAGATGTCCAAAGCCGTCCGTGAAATGGGCACACCCGAGGGTTTTCGCGGTTACGGCCCCGAGACC
The sequence above is a segment of the Oscillospiraceae bacterium genome. Coding sequences within it:
- the thrS gene encoding threonine--tRNA ligase; amino-acid sequence: MNITLKDGKVLQFEQPISCYEVAKSISEGLARNALAALVDGKRADLTYIIDHDCTLQILTWDDPDGRWTFRHTASHILAQAIKHLYPQAKLAIGPAIDDGFYYDIDVDFPITPEILEKIEAEMKKIVKANYKVERFTLPRDKAIAYFKEKNEPYKVELIQDLPEGEEISFYKQDDFTDLCAGSHLFATGMVKAFKLTSATGAYWRGDSKNKMLQRIYGTAFLKAADLEQYLAMLEEAKKRDHRRLGKDLGLFLLMDEGPGFPFFLPKGMVLKNTLIDYWREVHKRYGYVEISTPIILSRQLWETSGHWSHYKNNMYTTVIDEQDFAIKPMNCPGGMLVYKSEPHSYRELPLRVGELGLVHRHELSGALHGLFRVRCFTQDDAHIFMTWEQMKDEIKGVVSLFDEVYSLFNLKYQIELSTMPEDHMGDEKTWDSAQDILKEAITEMGKDYIINEGDGAFYGPKLDFHLTDCLGRTWQCGTIQLDMQLPERFELEYTGADGEKHRPVMIHRVVFGSIERFIGVITEHFAGAFPLWLAPVQAKVLPISDKTLDGAQAINDKLVAAGLRCELDTRNEKIGYKIREAQLQKIPYMLVVGEKELEEGTVSVRKRGEGDIGSMPVEDFIALAQKDIASKVIW
- the dapF gene encoding diaminopimelate epimerase; amino-acid sequence: MLYKFTKMQGTGNDYIYINCFDQKVENPSKLAIELSPRRFSVGSDGVILICPSDVADAKMRMFNADGSEGKMCGNGIRCVGKYIYDTGIAKKPVVKIETLSGIKTLELQIENGVCVGATVDMGKAILECAKIPVRLPMETAIAVPQTFRGIQYLITCVSMGNPHCVLFRDEIHTMDLERTGRVFETCHLFPESVNTEFVKPIAKNEIAMRVWERGSGETLACGTGACAAAVAAVLNGICEKGKDITVHLRGGDLTVNYTDERVLLTGPAVKAFDGTVEVE